The sequence tcatgtcTTAAAGTACTCTTAagaacaatatatatattttttaaattgggtcTCACGTTTACAACAGTAAAGTGCAAATTAATGAGCCTATTGAGAGGCTGGCAAGCTACTTTCCAAACAGATTGATAACTGCATGTGTGTGGGGGTAAAGCAGGGATTAATAAATCACAATCATACGTTCATTATTCTGTGTGCAAACAAAATTGCTGTTGGTGAGGGTGTCAGTAGTCTCCGCCGAATTTCCTTTCCAGGGGCGGAATGAAGCCTGTCTTCAGCGCCGCTAGCTGGGACTCATGGTTGGCCTGTATGGACGAAAAACAAAATCAGTCTCATTGAAACCATATAAGGACATTCAGTTCATGCAATCAAAGGTAGATGTGGGAAAATATTCATCCTGAGTTGGaatatgcatttaaaaaaaaaaaaaaagaaaatctaagtACTGAGAGCACAAAAgttgtttgaaatgaaaaaaaataaatgtatttttagtagTCAAGCCACAGCCTAAAACACTTTGTCACCATCTAGTGGTTTCTATATGATACTCCACTAAAAGTAAATCTTGTTCTTTCCTGGCAACCATGATTGACGGATCTTAGCTAAAAAATTAATATCTTTTAATAGTGGGGCTTTATACTCACTGTAAATTACTTATTCAAATCCTATAAATCTAGTAAAatctttctttgtctttttagcACTGGAAAAAGATCATGACTACCTTAGCCAATCTTGACTGGCACTTCTTCGTGGCGATGGCGGGCAGGGGCCCTCGGTGCGTGTGTTCAACAGCGGGCAGCGTAGAGCCCTGGAAGGAGCGCTGTGGCCCCGCGGCGGCCATCTTGAGTTTGGGCAGCTCGTAATGGCTGCCATTGCGTCGGCTGAGGGGCTCAGCTACGTGCTTTGTGTTGTGCTGGGGAGAGTAAGATGTAAAAGCGAgttagattgaaaaaaaaaaaaaaaaacctcgatGTGTACTCACAGTAATTAAGGGCGTGGCTCTGGCGTGGGTTCCCTTCATTTGTTTGCAAAGTCGAGAAGGTCGCCACAGGAGGTTGGAGGTGACTTTTTTCCCCATGCCTTCAAGCAGCCCACTTACTCCAGGAATACGctcgttttttttctccgcCAACCTGACGGAAAGTCGGGTCACATAAGGAGAATATTTTGCGGTGACTGGCGTGCTTACCGCAGCTCCCGAAAGTACGCATGCCTCAAGACCATGGCGGCCGTGATGCGTTCGTCGGCGTCGTAAGCCAACATGTGGTAGAGCAGAGACAAAGCGGAGGCGGGGCAACCGGGCAGCAAACGGGAGAGTCCGCTGCCCTTCTTGTTGGGGAAGTTGAAGTTCATGGCTCGAGACCCGGATGCAGTGTGACTGGTGACACACAACGGACAGTGTGACTAAGATCTGCAAGAGCAAttagttttcctttttttttttttttttttgcacaaacacGTGTGACAACCTACTCTTTGAATTTGCGCAGGACGCATTGCTCGGGAGTGCCTAACACGTCGTGGATCTTGGCGATCTGATCGAGCTCGTTGGCGCCGGGGAAGAGTGGATTCAACCTAAAACACAAATAGCTAACGATTAGCACTGACAGATTTTAGAAACACGAATAGTGCAGCAACGCATGATGACCgacaatataacaatactcaccggcgtgtattctttatcctctttgcaaagtttctcttatactgcccccagtggCCACATCTAGTAACATTTCAAGGTGGAGCTGGAGTCTGTTACCTCATAATCTCATAGAAGACACATCCAGCACTCCAGATATCCATCTTCAGGCTGTAGTAGCCGTAGGTCAGGAGGCACTCGGGAGCCCGGTACCAGCGCGTGGAGATGTATTCCGTGTGCGGCGGTTTGGAGTGTATGCTCCTGCACGAGCCGAAGTCGCCCAGCTTTAGAACGTTTTGCTAAGAAGTATAAATAGTGTATAGAATTATAATCCTGTTCATTTCGAATTGTTCCATCCATTGCAACagcgaatgtttttttttagcgaTGAATTCTCAGAATTCTCTGAATTTTTGGACAAAATATTCTCACTTTGATAAGAATATTTTCTGGCTTCACGTCTCTGTGGAAGATCCCGCAGCTGTGATGAATAGAGTCGGACACAGTTTCAATGAATGGTTGTCAGTGAGTCGATACCGACAAACTGTTGCAGGCCATTTTGTTTGTACCTGTGCATGTAATCGAGTGCCTTGCACAGCTGGTACATGTAATGTTTGACCGTGTGTTCAGATGGCGGCGTCTGTTTCGCTGCCGGGAAACAAAACATCATTCGGATAAAAATATCATTTGATTTGCTTGGTTGAGTCAAACACGCACCTTTAATGAACTCATACATGTTCATCTCCATCAGCTCGCAGATTAAAGACACGGTGCCGATTTCGTTGGCGCTGAAATGGTgaaagatggaaaaaaaggtCTCACGTGATTTGGCGACATCACGCGTGATAATATACGAGGAAGGACTCACTAAATGACTTCATGCAGATGGATGATGTTTGGATGCGGGCTGAGCCTCCTCATCGCCTGAACCTCTCGCAGGTTAATGGCCTGTTCCACACTACACAAGGGGGGGACATAAGATTTACTCATAAATGCATCATAATTGACTTTTAGTTGATGTCTCACCTCTTAATAACCTGGTTC is a genomic window of Syngnathus typhle isolate RoL2023-S1 ecotype Sweden linkage group LG16, RoL_Styp_1.0, whole genome shotgun sequence containing:
- the LOC133168925 gene encoding MAPK/MAK/MRK overlapping kinase-like, which codes for MMHYSDWLIDVKNRANLRNVSKTAANSDWSNRSKVSGELAVTAHLWKRGYKIIKKIGEGACSVVVKTQSLKDGKMYACKTMNQVIKSVEQAINLREVQAMRRLSPHPNIIHLHEVIYANEIGTVSLICELMEMNMYEFIKAKQTPPSEHTVKHYMYQLCKALDYMHSCGIFHRDVKPENILIKQNVLKLGDFGSCRSIHSKPPHTEYISTRWYRAPECLLTYGYYSLKMDIWSAGCVFYEIMRLNPLFPGANELDQIAKIHDVLGTPEQCVLRKFKDHTASGSRAMNFNFPNKKGSGLSRLLPGCPASALSLLYHMLAYDADERITAAMVLRHAYFRELRLAEKKNERIPGVSGLLEGMGKKVTSNLLWRPSRLCKQMKGTHARATPLITHNTKHVAEPLSRRNGSHYELPKLKMAAAGPQRSFQGSTLPAVEHTHRGPLPAIATKKCQSRLAKANHESQLAALKTGFIPPLERKFGGDY